From Ictalurus punctatus breed USDA103 chromosome 2, Coco_2.0, whole genome shotgun sequence:
AAGTCATGTGGACAGAGGGAGAGCATAAAAAATCCACAGAGACAGTAGCGTGAGCTCAGGgtcgaaccagggaccctggagctgtgaggcagcaatgtaAAGCGAGATATGAGATAAGTACCAAATTATGTTTGCTATGCAAATGCTACTAACACATGCTATGTGTAACATCtacacagaaaaagagaaaggaaataaCTATATAGGTAAATAAATGTGCCATTAAACACTGTGAATAACTATGGAGTCAGTTAGTGTATAAAagtactctctctttctctctctgtttctgtgctCTTCTGGAGGCGTGAGCAGGTTGAGGGATGGCTTTTGGGCTTTGGATGCTGATATAAGAGAGCAACTCCGGACATGTTGCTTCATTGTCAGCACGCACAGTGGTATTAATCTAAGCCTTGGATATCATTGACAACAAGAGCACAGTCATCACTCTAAAGGTATTTGACTATGATGTAATTGTTTGCTTCTAGTATTATCATAACATTTAATGttagaatatatatttattttttgtcaaatgCTTATTACATGTGCAATGAGGTCACTGAGAGGAGCACATGTAGGCTTGACACTGTTAGACATTGATACATCTGATCTGTAGTTTTCTTGATGACTCAATGCATGATCTTTATGTTAGAAAACAGCCTTGATTTATGTTGTGCACTGCATGTTAATTACATACAGATATGTGGTTACAATATAACGCTAAACTCCTACGCCAGACTCCGCCTAACATTGTTGTGTCCGGGAATATTTTTTTCCGGGcaacatgtgaaacatatgcTATTGTTGAATGAACTCAGAGCAGATGAACTTGGGAAGTTGAGGATAATATGTTATAATGTTTGTAGTGACTGCATATCAAAGGATTACAGTTTAAATGACATCAGTGTTGTGCTGCTAAGGACGATGAGATTGAAGAGGGATCTGATCCTGCTGGTGCTCATCTCTTTATGCGTCGCTCAGAAGAAGAGCACTCAAGAAACATGGGAGCACAGAGGTAACAGTTTTCTTTACAGAATTCAACAGTTCAGCAGAATAATCATAGATTCAGGGCTGAAATTACATGATCATTTTTCTGTGTTGTTCTCTAGTGCTTGTCTTGTCTAGTGTATCATTGCAGAAAAATGTTGGCTATAATATAACTGATGCTcccagtgtttttatttttgggacattttttaaaactactcagtaaaaatattacttgcaaacatgtactgtataatttttttttattttttatttttttaatctccatATGGGTTACACATAAAAACCAAAGGCCTTTCCTAAAGGACCAAATGTGGCTCATTGACTCCACCACTGAGCTCCTGCCCACTATATGGGCACATTCCACTCAATGCATATATTTGACATAATTTGTATATGTTTTGTACAACTGATTACCTCATAGACAAAACAAATGGCAAAAGCTGCTCAAACCTGACCCAAGTGCTGGACAACTGGAAATATGCCATCATGTACCAGGTGAAGGATCTGCTGGTCAATGACCATGCTTCAGTCTTACCTGAATATGTGAGGTGAGTGAATGGCTGTGCAGaattcatatttattacatttatttactgaaaggCCTGGCTGAAGAAGCAGAAAAGGGCAGCTTTTAGCTCTGGGTGAGCAGAAGTCTTGGGGGCAGTAACACCTAACCTGAGGTCTAGTTGCAGGGGGTTGCAGGGAGACGTCCCTGCCACTGCTCCTCCACCAGGAGCCGTTCTATTGTAAAAGGAACGAAACATTGTTTCTCGACGGATGATGTTGCATCTGACTTGTCCCATATGGGACCAGTGATTCGGAGCATGCATTAACAGAGCCAGTGGGGCTTGTCACATCCTTAATCACTAGGAAGATATGTATGGCTCTGGTTGTGGTAGGCAAACATGTTGGAGTGGTACTAGGTGTAACAGGAGGAAACCATatggaaccagtggcactgagcatgcattaatgGTACCAGTGGGGCTCACTACAGCTTTAGCCACTGGGGAGGCCTGTATGACTTTTGTTGCATTGGCAAGACACAAGGATGAGCAGGGTAATCCTATGGGCACTGGATGAGGTGTGACAGGCAGTAATACAATAGCAGGTCAATATCTACCTGTGCGATTAATAACAGAATATCATTGAAAAGCAAGTTAACCAGTcaagaagagaaacagaaacgtGGTTTTCTAAGAGCCACTTGATAATTGTGTTTATTAAGTGAAATCCTGCCTAAACTTTCTCATGTTGAGTCATTTTTATAGATTACTTTACCACAGACACAGCCTATCTGAGCCATGACTTCTGGAAAAACAATTACTTggaaagtgtgtgcatgtgctgtTTTGAATAACAATAATTTAATCTTACTACCTAACTTACCAAATGCAATTTCATTACTTGCTGCAGACATGTGTAAAGTTGTTAATTTCTGGCACAGCTACCACAGGCATTGAGTCAGTTCCtattaaaaaaacccccactgtACCATGACTTGACTTCCATTACCTCATACATGGCAACACTTGCTGTGAAATCATTGAGATTTTGAATCCCAAACATCTTTTCTGTACTTCTGTTATATAATGTTCACAGGATCAAGTCTCTGTCTGATGCAGTAGATGACCTCTACAAGCAATTCAACACCCTGAAGGACAACCTGGCCAAACTCACCAGTAAATTTGACAAGGTAGAGGACTTCGTGGATGAGCTGCAGGCAGGGAAAATACCTAAAGCCTGGTTGTGGAAGACACCACAGCGTCCACCTGCGAGAGTGCCGACTCAGACACCAATGAGGGCCTCAGGTAGAGGACAGTGGATTCGGCGGGCAAGAGCCAGGAGAGGGCCTGGTACTTAGTGGACATTAGTGGAATTTTATTGGGATATTGATATGGTGGGTTTATTACATACactaatagtaaaaaaaaaaaaaaaaaaaaaaaaaaaaagggccttTGATAAATAAGGACGCTTAGCTTCCTAAATGAGTTCCACTAGGAACTGTTTTGGATAGGGAAATGGTTCCTTCTATGGTACAACCAAAGAGCCCATAAGGGTTTTAAATGTCTTTGAATTGGATTTCTATATTACAAAGTACgttgtaaaaccggataagttcatttaactcagaaaatttgaggaaactaattacctcaaaatttttaagttgataaataaatttctttaaatacacttaaatataacaagtttgagtaaaatttttgttatatttaagtgtatttggcttacaGAAATTGATTtaaacttaaaaattttgaggtaattagtttcatCAAATTCtctgagttaaatgaacttatccagttttacagtgtatgaATGAGAATATATACCTTTATATACATCACCCAAAGGTGGTGACACTGACAAATGCCATTAGCATTATTTTCACTATAAGGAACATTATCATTAAACatgatgatttattttattaaaatgcaaagcTCTGCCTACAGTATCTTGTTTTAAAATTAGCAGCCAAATCAGCAGGGCTGATTACACTTGCTTTTGCAaatctatatataaaattagatttaagagaaatgtataaatataattgCTGTGTATCACATACCAGAtatattttgatcaaatatattttgttaaatgtgtgctataataataaaatttacacatgcgtttgaatgttttttcttttagacaagCCTCTTGGTTAATGCTAAAGGTCTGAAATATGAATAAGTCACTTATATACTTAATTTACTCGTTCAACAATCTATGACAATTCTGTTTAATGCCTTCACTACAgctgcaaaaaaataatagaacTGCTAAAATCTGTACACAACTTTATAACAATCCAGGATTATTTCAGATTTTAACCTTTATTAACAGATAAATAAGAAAGACACAAAGATAATGTATAAAAGTTTATAACTCCTTCCATCTCCCCTGTTGCATTGAGCTTCCTGATCTAGTCATATAtgcaaatacatatataaaaatacataccAGTATTTTTGTGGCCATGACGTGTATGTGATGTGTTTCCAAAGTTCCGGTGTTTTAGTGATAATTTTGTTAAATGTtttctggtttgtttgtttgtttgtttgtgtgtttttgtgtgtgtgtgtatgtgtgtgcgtgcacttCTGCAGGAGCCAGTCTCTTCTCATTAAATAAAGCCATTAAGGCCTTGACCATGCTTCATCCATTCAGTCCATCTGGTCAGTTTTTAGACAATGTTGATATTCCAACAGATGTTGCAACAATGCGTTCATTTGCAAAATAAGTATCTGTAAGGTATGATTTAAAAACcaacaatcattttaaaacagacTGCCTCAATGAACACAGTTAAATTGGCAGCACAGTCAGGATTCAGCTCCTATGACTCCTTTCATAGGAGCTATAGATCATTTGGCTGTCCAAAAGATTAGTCTTCAGTGTGAACCTGGTATCCATGACGTGGATTTTCCTGGATGTATTTTTTGATATACCAACATGAGATGCTTGCTTTTAGTCTTTCTTCAACCACAAAATCCAGTGCAGCCTGTAGCAAAAAACAGACTTTTAAAATTAGGAAACATTGGTAGATCTACTAAATAAATGCTCATCTTTATTTGTCAATAATACTATAGATAAATGTGAGTGATATGGACTTCTGTGGGGTTTGGCATCTTGTTCATCAAGCAGTTATCTCAGGTTCATTGGGAAAGCTTGACTGATATAATTCTATAGCTTCCATAAAAGGATGTATCTACTCTCAGAGCTTACTCTTAGGATCTTAGAGTAACATTACAAGAATACTTAATCTAACCTGATGTTAGGCCACTGATAAACAGGACTATAAGCAATGTATGAGCCCTTTAATTTCCGTTCATCATAGAGCAGTTCATCGGCTTCCTCATCCCCctgctcctgaaggaattctgaccaatcctgcccaTTGTCAcggttattattttttgtttctacCTGACCAtgatatttcatatatattatCATGATAACACACAAATATATCATGACAATATAtctatattttctttttcccaaAATATCACCCAAATAACCACCATCCAGTTGAGTTTTGTGATTACCAAAGTTCCAACTGTCCAGGTGGTAATATTATTACACCCTCCCCTACTCTCCTTAAAACCCAAACGCTGGAAATGtacatcattttatatatatatatatatatatatatatatatatatatatatatatatatatatatatatatatatatatatacacacacacacattatatatcaCCCAAAGATGGTAACACTGAAAAATCCAttagcattatttattattattttcactatAGAGAACATTATCATTTTAGttgatgatttattttattaaaatgcaaagtTTTTCCTACAGTATCCTGTTTTAAATTTAGCAGCCAAATCATCAGGGCTCATTACACTTGCTTTGGCAAATCTATACATAAAATTTGATTTAAgagaaatgtataaataaaactgtctgtTTATCAGATACcagaaatattttgt
This genomic window contains:
- the si:dkey-282h22.5 gene encoding uncharacterized protein si:dkey-282h22.5; translated protein: MRLKRDLILLVLISLCVAQKKSTQETWEHRDKTNGKSCSNLTQVLDNWKYAIMYQVKDLLVNDHASVLPEYVRIKSLSDAVDDLYKQFNTLKDNLAKLTSKFDKVEDFVDELQAGKIPKAWLWKTPQRPPARVPTQTPMRASGRGQWIRRARARRGPGT